From Oscillospiraceae bacterium:
TCGTCGCGAGCCATTTCGTGAACGGTATCGTGAATTGCGTCAAGTCCGTTTTTCTTAGCACAAGATGCTAAGTCAAACTTACCTTGAGTTGCACCGTATTCACAGTCAACTCTCCATTTTAAGTTGTCCTTTGTTGTTGCTTTCATATTAGGCTCTAAATCTTCCCCTAAAAGTTCTGCAAATTTCGCAGCATGTTCTGCTTCTTCAAACGCTGCCTTTTCCCAGTATAAACCAACTTCAGGATAACCTTCTCTGTGTGCAATTCTTGCCATGCATAGATACATTCCAACTTCTGCACATTCTCCGTTAAAGTTTGCCATAAGTTGTTCGAATATATATTTTTTATCTTCTTCTGAAATATCAGGATTATTTTTTACGGTTTTAGCATATACACCATATTCATGTTCTGCAGCAAGTGCTGCACCTTCAACCATTTCATTAAATTTACTTGCAGGCACTTTACATACCGGACATTTTTCCGGTGGCTCATTACCTTCGTGAACATAACCGCATACTGAACATACAAATTTTTTCATATCTTTTACCATCCTTTATT
This genomic window contains:
- a CDS encoding NADH peroxidase, with translation MKKFVCSVCGYVHEGNEPPEKCPVCKVPASKFNEMVEGAALAAEHEYGVYAKTVKNNPDISEEDKKYIFEQLMANFNGECAEVGMYLCMARIAHREGYPEVGLYWEKAAFEEAEHAAKFAELLGEDLEPNMKATTKDNLKWRVDCEYGATQGKFDLASCAKKNGLDAIHDTVHEMARD